The Ostrea edulis chromosome 1, xbOstEdul1.1, whole genome shotgun sequence genomic sequence ATATTTACCTGAGAACTGTAGGTGTTACTGATATTTACCTGAGAATTGTGGGTATTACTGATATTTACCCGAGAACTGTGGGTGTTGCTGATATTTACCCGAGAAGTGTGGGTGTTATTGATATTTACCCGAGAACTGTCTGTGTTACTGATATTTACCTGAGAATTGTGGGTATTACTGATATTTACCTGAGAACTGTGGGTGTTGCTGATATTTACCTGAGAAGTGTGTGTGTTATTGATATTTACCCGAGAACTTTGGGTGTTCCTGATATTTACCTGAGAAGTGTGGGTGTTGCTGATATTTACCTGAGAACTGTGGGTGTTACTGATATTTACCTGAGAACTGTGGGTGTTACTGATATTTACCTGAGAACTGTGGGTGTTGCTGATATTTACCCGAGAACTGTGGGTGTTGCTGATATTTACCTGAGAACAGTGGGTGTTGCTGATATTTACCTGACATCTGTCTTTGTTAGTGATATTTACCTGAGAACAGTGGGTGTTGCTGATATTTACCTGACATCTGTGTTTGTTAGTGATATTTACCTGAGAACAGTGGGTGttactgatatttacatgtacctgagAACTGTCAGTGTTAGTGATATTTACCTGAGAACATTGGGTGTTACTGATATTTACCTGAGAACTGTCCGTGTTAGTGATATTTACCTGAGAACAGTGGATGTTACTGATATTTACCTGACATCTGTCTTTGTTAGTGATATTTACCTGAGAACATTGGGTGTTACTGATATTTACCTGAGAACAGTGAGTGttactgatatttacatgtacccaGGGGTCAACATTAACGTTTGTCCAGTACCAGTGGAAAAACATTACGGACAAGTGAGTATTGATGGGCACTTGTCCgattggacaagtgcttttttatgtaaagaaatCTCCAAACAATTTGGTGAAAAGTTTATCGGTAGTTCAGAGTCGGAAGTAATACATGAAAAATGAACTTCGATCCTGATATCAATCGCTATGTAAACTAGCTGATTCACACTCGATCGGGATCGGTGTTCACTTATTGTGTACTACTTTCAATCATCCATGGATCttagcctggtacccgaggccttcttgcactcggaaggcctcgggtactaGGCTACCATGGATCTTACGAAGTCATGGATTCAAGATAGGAAGTctagataaaatttgttttatgtgtttgttgtttttatcaagaaaataagataaaaaataaatcaagcaggTCTAATAATGGACTAtatcttaaaggacacatgacacaaaaaattatttatctgcAATCATTGTCTTTATAATCCTTAAGTCAGATTCTCACACTGAATCTGTTAAACACGCATCCGTTTCACAGCTAAAGCTGTAACACTGTACTGATAAGCAGCCTGACCTCAATATGCATATTCTAAACCCCAGAGATCGGAAACAGTCGGGGTAACGTCAGAGATGAGCTACAGCACAGAGATGCTATATGCTTCTACAGAAGAGATACTATAAATCTTTCTTATCACTGATCAAAGACAAACAGTTTCCCTAATTACCAGTAATGGGTTAAATGCTATCATAAACAAAGAACATGCACACTCATATTTCTTTGTATCTAAAGAGTTATTCATATAGTTTGTAAGGATGCCGTATTGTGCTGTTTATAATTGTTCAACCTCTTCAAAAGTGGACaaaaatgtgtaattttttcGCTTCCCCAAAGATGCAGGTCTTCAAAAAGCATGGGTACATTACTGTCATAGAAGAGACCTTACATTaaccaaatacagtaaaatatgtgaGAAACACTTTACGCCAGATCAGTATTCTCGTTATCCACCCCGGTTAGCTGAATTAGGTTATCATAATGCTCGTGCTCAGTTAAAAGATGATGCTGTACCCGATGCTGAGTGGCCTACCCAAGGTCAACTTCATCAAAtactgagagaaaaaaaacccatctggGTATGGTGCATATAGAAAGCGACAAATACATCAGGTAaaaaaactaattttttttttacaatatcattacATATGTGCTGCAAGTTAACTACTTTTTACTATTCGTGTTTTGTATCAggattcaaatttaaatttaggGAGGGGGTGCAATTTGCTAGAGAAAATTGTtaccaaaagaaaacaaagatcaTTTTTTATAATCCCTGTCTTATGGGTAAAcgggatttttaaaaagtcacaGGGGAAAAAAAAGTCATAATCTGGGTAGGAAAAAAAGGTCACAGGAAAGTAAGTCACaggaaaaagtcacaatatgtaTAAAGAGTGTCTATGACCACACCTAgcaaaaaaagtcacaatttcttttgttcaaaatttttgattgtttttgcctataccaaggaaaaaaagtcacaatatttataaagagtGACTTTGACCATACGTAGGAAAAATAAAGCACTGATGAATAGTTAacatttgctaaaaaaaaacaaaaacctatTTTTTCCTTCATCCTATGTATGGCTTCAAAGATTGTAAACTGATGCCATTTTGTCTACTTATACAGGGAATACACTCTCTAGAAAAGGGGAAAGGTGCCTTGTGAAGCCACTAATTAATCTCAACAGTCCCTGTCAACAACTGTTGTAAATacttaaaagttaatttttattggggttatttgtttgttgcaaatgattaaaaaaaacatggaatcttctaactttgaatcaaatttaagtaaaacttttctccttatataataattgacttttttctatatatatatatatatatatatatatatatatatatatatatatatgtagttttctttcaaaatatatatactgtgactTTCTCCCCCTTTGTATATGTGACccttttctatcaaaatatatactatgaattttcccctatacatataatatatattgttactttttttcatacatgtacatctatgtgatttttatacaaaatatatattgtgactttttttcctgtgacttatTTTCCTGTGATTTTTCAtccgtgactttttttcctacattAATTTTATGGAAGGTTTCTTACATTATTTATATGTGACATACATTTTTATAGATAAGGGGTTCAGAATGCCATGATGTCAATTCATTAGACATATACgaaatttttgttgattttttttcaatatatacatgatatacatactggtacatatttatatatgtttagcAATTTAGAGCTTGGGGGGAAGGAGGATCAACAACCTAAATCTGCTGCAAATGTGAATATCAAAGTTTAAGTTTATTACATGATTTCCAATAATATTTTACTGCAATtgaattttgttatttcttaaataaatcaaaGTTCTGATAAGTCTTCAGCCATTGTATTGAATATGTTATGGTGAGAATTTGCAAGAAGCTCACCTCTGACGTATATAACACACACGTGACTCTTATCTCATTAACTGTCGGCACTGCTCGGAGAACTGTTTCGGCTGGTGTTTACAGATTACTATTTCCAGCTGTGCCTTGTTATCAGATGCTTGTTTAACAGATTCAGTGTGAGAATCTGACTTAAGAATTATAAAGACAATGATTAcagacaaataattttttgtgtcatgtgtcctttaagtaaattaaatacagttttcaagttgacAATATTGGatcatttttgaattttttttcggACAAGTTAAGTTGAAGttcggacaagtaaatatctttgtcccttgtccgaatggacaagtaggaaaaaaagttaatgttgagccctgGTACCTGAGAACTGTCAGTGTTAGTGATATTTACCTGAGAACATTGGGTGTTACTGATATTTACCTGAGAACTGTCCGTGTTAGTGATATTTACCTGAGAACTGTGGATGTTACTGATATTTACCTGAGAACTGTCTGTGTTAGTGATATTTACCTGAGAACTGTCAGTGTTAGTGATATTTACCCGAGAACAGTGGGTGTTATTGATATCTACCTGAGAACAGTGGATGTTACTGATATTTACCTGAGAACTGTCTGTGTTAGTGATATTTACCTGAGAATTATGGGTGTTACTGATATTTACCTGAGAACTGTCCGTGTTAGTGATATTTACCTGAGAACTGTGGATGTTACTGATATTTACCTGAGAACTGTCTGTGTTAGTGATATTTACCTGAGAACTGTCAGTGTTAGTGATATTTACCCGAGAACAGTGGGTGTTATTGATATTTACCTGAGAACAGTGGATGTTACTGATATTTACCTGAGAACTGTCTGTGTTAGTGATATTTACCTGAGAATTATGGGTGTTACTGATATTTACCTGAGAACTGTGGGTGTTACTGATATTTACCTGAGAATTGTCTGTGTTAGTGATATTTACCGGAGAACAGTGGATGTTACTGATATTTACCTGAGAACTGTGTTAGTGATATTTACCTGAGAACAGTGGATGTTACTGATATTTACCTGAGAACTGTGTTAGTGATATTTACCTGAGAACTGTGGGTGTTACTGATATTTACCTGAGAACTGTCTGTGTTAGTGATATTTACCTGAGAACTGTGGGTGTTACTGATATTTACCTGAGAACTGTCAGTGTTGTTGGTGTTACTGATGCTCACTTTATCTGCGGCGGCATCTAACACACGTCCAACAGACCAAGTCTGTAATGTATTACGTTAATGTCTGAAAAACCTTTTAGGTCTGATCTCAAGGTCATGCACAAATTACAATATTATTAACATAATGGGAGAAAAGTTTCATACTGCATTTACCAGTAGTTGATATGaccacattttttaaaaaagaatacattgacaattttcattcaaaacctGACATGTTGATCCGTTCATATCATTGATCCAAACTGCCAGTACTCAAGGCTCCAGTGATTTCTTCTATACGTACCTTGGAGAAGAACAGGGGTTTGGCTGGCCCCTTGGAGATTGAGCCCCCAGGTAATACTACACTGAAATACACTCTATCCGGTTCTGGTATCTTCTTGTCACCAGCAGCATTCATCTTCATCTTCATTAGGGCCACTTTCGCTGCAGTTTTACTGGATTTTCTCCCTTTCGTCTTCTTTGGGTGTTCATTTAATTTCTTGGAAGCTGAAATATGACACAAGGCATTCATATAAAGGCCCACTTCTTGTGATGGAAAAAAGTTAACACTTCAATGGCAACAAATGGTCAGACAGTAGTTTATAAAATTCCAGTCCATCCACATACCCAAGACACATTAAATCTCTTGCAACCACTCTGATTTCTATCCTGGATGGAGGTGTTAAAATTTGCTCTTTTACAATCAAGGATTTTCGATAACTTTTAGATTAGCCATTAAATTTCTGTCAGGTTTCTGGTTTTCAGATGGTCTGTCAGACAAATGTTCTGGGTGATTGGTCATGCTAGTCCAGAAAAAATTACCGCATCACGGATTCATGTGAACCTTCTGATCAAGGCTTTCTTGTCTAGAACTAACTATTCACATCCGCATCTAAACAACCACTGGTCGACCAGACCAAGTTCAGATCTGACTGAACACAACTTTAACTAATGACCAATAAATCACACTTCAACAAATCTGACGAGATATTTAGTTACTTtctgttacaaaaatatttgttattgtCAAAACTCAAGACTGCCACATTTGTATGTTGAACAGAAAATACTGCTTATGTAAACCAGTTGCCTTTTACACATACAGAATGTGATGACAGCTATGACTGAATTCTATAGAAGACTAGATGTGATGGAGCGAAATTAATGTTCCCACCCAAGGACCATAACTCTGTCAAAAGTTATCCAACTGGACTCCTATAAGTACTTGACCTGCATATTCTAATAATATATCTATACCCCAAATTTCAGTCATTCAAAATGTCCCTCTATAACTGAGATAATGGGCAGAAACTGTGAActgtttcaaatttttcaaCGTCCAAGTGGCTTAACGTATTCCatcctcctgtgatgtcataagatttcacaaagtcaatgatttaacaAGATTTATGcgtgacaggaacataaattttgtagtctttttcaaaagttattcattttattgtaaaaaatcttattaaccataaaatatttcaaaaatctaagttatatataaatgaatactCAATTatatgttggtttttttttttagaaatattgaatccaagggcaataactctgttttcgtTAAAACATCtttcaagtccattatgcgaaagatttcctttaattttcataaacattttgtatattttttaaagaaacagttgcATGAAactgttatgaatactattatatcatttcaaccagtttttgtgaaattttgataatgctgtttaaggaaaatttcaactttctaACATTGAAACAGGTATATGTGTTctaattgaaaaaataaatttattatcgcaattcacctttgaattagaactcTTTACTCCATATAGTATTGcattgtgtgacgacacaattgaatgagacgattgaacagtttgaatgacatgttcgatgtaatacaacaagagttttcattggcagattacagcccgcccactttctcgagcgaaTTCAGGTGATCAGATAAGATGGGCGGACTAGTAAATTACTAGGcctagctggagaactgtagctctctgaaaacaTATTGTGAGGGAACAGAGACctacagatccacctcttataaaaaccttcgatttatgaATTTTTGAAGTCCAAGGGGAACAACTCTGTCATAAATTATTCAACCAGAACCAAATAAGATTCTCATGATGTATCTGTATACCAAATTTCAGTTGAATATGTGCATCCTCAGCAGAGATAATGAATGGAAACTGAATTATGTCAGACGGAACGGGAAGGGTGGAAAACGGCAACACTAAATGCCCTACCCATTTCATGGCCaggtcataaaaaatatatatagaaatttcAATTCTGTCAAAAGTATGAGTCGCATATCTCAATACAAATGTAATCATggcataaagtttgaaaattgttATTAACTAACacttgtacattttttttttttgcagttatCACAGTCTAGGTGCCCTCGCCTTTCAGACAGACAGTCACTTAGTTCCCAGACCTCACAGTGTTTGCCATTGAAAATGGAAAGGTACAGTTCTTCAGGATGTGctagcagaatttattaaattaaacaaaaacactTTTTGTACTTCTTTAAGAATATTGCTGAATTAAGCTGGCAGCTTATCGTGTGAATCTAACTTACCCAGAATCTGCTGTACGTGTTCTGCTGTTTTAGTTGGGGTAGCTGGCAGCTTATCATGTGAATTTAACCTACCCAGAATCTGCTGTACGTATTCTGCTGTTTTAGTTGGGGTAGCTGGCAGCTTATCGTGTGAATTTAACTTACCCAGAATCTGCTGTACGTGTTCTGCTGTTTTAGTTGGGGTTATCTTTTCCACCAAATTTTCACAGTTGTGATCATTTTGGTGCCTGTGtctgtttaaaaaaacaacaaaatgatttcttataaaaacaaaatgtgaagCTTGCGAGACAAGTATCAGGTAATAGTACATTTATGATGGTGCATTACCAACAATAGAATATACTACAAGAAATCTTgaataaaaactttaatttcaGCTTTTGTTCACAATTAATGGCAGATgcatatgaaaaaatatttactcCCTCTGCATTTGAACTTGTAGCAGAAAGAAATTCAACCACCAGTACAGACAGTATTGGACATCCTGTAATTAAGTGTCCTCAACAGCCTCAAACCAAACAATAAAGATACCTTAAGCAGAAATTTTTGGAACATTTTTCACAAACTACTGGCATCAGTTCTCTGGCTGTGCATTTTGTGATACTGCAGGTGTATGCTTTGGTTCCGCTGTACTCCACATAAGGGGTCTCTGCACTAAACTGTGAATTTATGAATAAAAGGTCATGTAAGTATTCACATCCCCTGTTTCTCCAATATAATTGGACTACAATTCTTCAGCTCAGTAGGTACAATGAAATGTGCTTTTTACCTCCTTGCAGTCATGGTCATCTGGAAACTTGTGATCTAAactataaaaaaataaaattcatatcaaattatcataaatatgctgagagagaaaaagagaaaaTACAATTAGTACTAAAAATTTTGCATACCAAAACACTTGCTGACAACTTTTACATGCGAATGGCAAAAAATCTACAACATAAAAGATATACTATAATTACATTGTAAGATATTAAAAGTGTAGTGTATCAATACATTTCAAACAAGAGTACcgcggtacataatacgcctgtgaaaatgcttacatggGGTGGTTTTTTTAGctataatttgtagaactttgcttcagataatatcagccatcatcaggctgtgacatactttctttgcatcatatgaataaagggtctatgtagcttaaaactgtgacaAGAGGTAGATAGATGaaccaagagttctgtgtgtaaaatatttccccaaatttgaccaagttcaacaacttgTAAATATCTTCAATACCTAaataaacactctgtaaaacaagatcaccctcacttgaaaattgtgagAGGATTTAACCGGACAAATTatcctgcaagagaggtcaaaatggatcaatctagagtgatccacaaaaaaaagctacatagcaagtttcagatTGATATGTGATAGAGAAATGatattagaaacagaaaaccctgaacatacggacagacaaagtgaacagacggacagacaaagtgaacagacggacagacaaagtGAACAGACGGATTGATAGACGTACCATAACGCACGGTCGTATAataatcaattaaaaatttaattaacATGAACTGATCGATTTCATTTTGCACTAATTGttattatttaatcaaaatatagatttattttgttGAGAATTTATACAAACACAACGAGGGAGAATAATTTccaataataatgatgataatgataaactTCATATTCTAGACTATCTTGAGTGTACACATctaaacatatatacattataatttGGAATAATCAAAATCTTGGTATTTACTATCCACCGACAATATTATTACTTAGTAACTATAGTAAACTGATATTTTACTACAACACGGGAATAAATACAGTACACCAAACACAAAAAATCTCCACTTCCATACAGAAATTTGATAcatggaaataaaaatgcatgTCGATAATGTTTTACCATTGACCTGTATCCAATACCATTGAAAACTGTGAAATTAGATCATAGCCACAGAGCTGTTgatccctatacatgtatttttaa encodes the following:
- the LOC125668732 gene encoding AN1-type zinc finger protein 1-like isoform X3, which codes for MAEFPNLGKHCSLEGCKQIDFLPFACKSCQQVFCLDHKFPDDHDCKEFSAETPYVEYSGTKAYTCSITKCTARELMPVVCEKCSKNFCLRHRHQNDHNCENLVEKITPTKTAEHVQQILASKKLNEHPKKTKGRKSSKTAAKVALMKMKMNAAGDKKIPEPDRVYFSVVLPGGSISKGPAKPLFFSKTWSVGRVLDAAADKVSISNTNNTDSSQKLRLFSADEGSLLPTDQTIDSLLSEETICNGCTVILERVPDDVININLDLYY
- the LOC125668732 gene encoding AN1-type zinc finger protein 1-like isoform X1, which gives rise to MAEFPNLGKHCSLEGCKQIDFLPFACKSCQQVFCLDHKFPDDHDCKEFSAETPYVEYSGTKAYTCSITKCTARELMPVVCEKCSKNFCLRHRHQNDHNCENLVEKITPTKTAEHVQQILGKLNSHDKLPATPTKTAEYVQQILGRLNSHDKLPATPTKTAEHVQQILASKKLNEHPKKTKGRKSSKTAAKVALMKMKMNAAGDKKIPEPDRVYFSVVLPGGSISKGPAKPLFFSKTWSVGRVLDAAADKVSISNTNNTDSSQKLRLFSADEGSLLPTDQTIDSLLSEETICNGCTVILERVPDDVININLDLYY
- the LOC125668732 gene encoding AN1-type zinc finger protein 1-like isoform X4; the encoded protein is MKSVFKDEIYMIQDFLPFACKSCQQVFCLDHKFPDDHDCKEFSAETPYVEYSGTKAYTCSITKCTARELMPVVCEKCSKNFCLRHRHQNDHNCENLVEKITPTKTAEHVQQILASKKLNEHPKKTKGRKSSKTAAKVALMKMKMNAAGDKKIPEPDRVYFSVVLPGGSISKGPAKPLFFSKTWSVGRVLDAAADKVSISNTNNTDSSQKLRLFSADEGSLLPTDQTIDSLLSEETICNGCTVILERVPDDVININLDLYY
- the LOC125668732 gene encoding AN1-type zinc finger protein 1-like isoform X2; its protein translation is MKSVFKDEIYMIQDFLPFACKSCQQVFCLDHKFPDDHDCKEFSAETPYVEYSGTKAYTCSITKCTARELMPVVCEKCSKNFCLRHRHQNDHNCENLVEKITPTKTAEHVQQILGKLNSHDKLPATPTKTAEYVQQILGRLNSHDKLPATPTKTAEHVQQILASKKLNEHPKKTKGRKSSKTAAKVALMKMKMNAAGDKKIPEPDRVYFSVVLPGGSISKGPAKPLFFSKTWSVGRVLDAAADKVSISNTNNTDSSQKLRLFSADEGSLLPTDQTIDSLLSEETICNGCTVILERVPDDVININLDLYY